A genome region from Geobacter pickeringii includes the following:
- the cbiB gene encoding adenosylcobinamide-phosphate synthase CbiB, with the protein MNGAALAILVAVALDLLLGDPRWLPHPVVQIGRLIAALEGLLRRLVPNERLGGVLLLVLTVGATFGTAWGLVRGAALLHPAAGIAVSALLGWTCLAARSLHGESGLVARALATGDLPEARRFLSYIVGRDTAELSEPEIWRGTVETVAENTSDGVIAPLFFLMVGGAPLALAYKAVNTLDSMVGYKNERYRYFGWASARCDDLANLIPSRIAGLLICLVAPLAGCSGCRALRTMVRDGRNHSSPNSGIPEAAVAGALGVRLGGTNAYFGTPVEKPTIGEPLRPLDAAAWRGAVRLMYGSEGALVAFWLIHLILREGV; encoded by the coding sequence GTGAACGGGGCGGCGCTCGCCATCCTCGTCGCCGTGGCGCTGGACCTTCTCCTGGGGGACCCGCGGTGGCTCCCCCATCCGGTGGTGCAGATCGGGAGACTGATTGCGGCGCTGGAAGGGCTCCTGCGGCGCCTGGTGCCGAACGAGCGGCTCGGGGGGGTGCTGCTCCTGGTGCTGACCGTCGGCGCCACCTTCGGGACCGCGTGGGGGCTCGTGCGGGGGGCGGCGCTCCTCCATCCCGCCGCCGGAATCGCCGTCTCGGCCCTTCTCGGCTGGACCTGTCTCGCGGCCCGCTCGCTCCACGGCGAGTCGGGGCTGGTGGCCCGCGCCCTGGCGACCGGTGACCTCCCGGAGGCGCGGCGCTTCCTCTCTTACATCGTCGGCCGCGACACGGCGGAGCTCAGCGAGCCCGAGATCTGGCGCGGCACGGTGGAGACGGTGGCCGAGAACACCTCCGACGGGGTGATCGCCCCCCTCTTCTTCCTCATGGTGGGAGGGGCCCCGCTGGCCCTCGCCTACAAGGCGGTCAATACCCTCGACTCCATGGTCGGGTACAAGAACGAACGCTATCGGTATTTCGGCTGGGCCTCGGCCCGCTGCGACGACCTGGCGAACCTGATCCCGTCGCGGATCGCCGGCCTCCTGATCTGCCTCGTGGCCCCCCTGGCCGGCTGTTCGGGGTGCCGGGCCCTCCGGACCATGGTCCGGGACGGCCGCAACCACTCCTCCCCCAACAGCGGCATCCCCGAGGCGGCCGTGGCCGGCGCCCTCGGCGTGCGGCTCGGCGGGACCAACGCCTATTTCGGCACACCGGTGGAGAAGCCGACCATCGGTGAGCCGCTCCGCCCCCTCGATGCGGCCGCCTGGCGCGGAGCCGTGCGGCTCATGTACGGCTCCGAGGGGGCGCTGGTGGCGTTCTGGCTGATCCATCTCATCCTTAGGGAGGGCGTGTGA
- the cobD gene encoding threonine-phosphate decarboxylase CobD, whose product MKSVFDHGGTVFAVARSLGVPPEEILDFSASINPLGPVPGVREAVAAAFDRLVHYPDSEAAELRDALARHHGVGAEQICVANGSTELIYLVPRLAAGGRALVVAPPFSEYAKSLHRSGWEVDYLELDPAEGFALAPELLDGRLAAGGHGLLFLGNPGNPTGRLLRRDEITAVMELCRRRGTFLVLDEAFIDFCEEESAKREATAREGMVVLRSLTKFYAVPGLRLGYAIGHRSTIARLAALREPWSVNTLAQVAGIASLADEGYAERTRALVAAERERLAAGLARLPGLSPFPSAANYLLVEITAGPAAAELCRRLAVERILVRDCSSFRGLDGRFFRVAVRSGEENDLLLEALGRALAG is encoded by the coding sequence GTGAAGAGCGTTTTCGACCATGGGGGGACGGTCTTTGCCGTGGCCCGCTCCCTTGGCGTGCCGCCGGAGGAGATCCTCGATTTTTCCGCCAGCATCAACCCCCTGGGGCCGGTGCCGGGGGTGCGGGAGGCGGTGGCCGCCGCCTTCGACCGCCTCGTCCACTACCCCGACAGCGAGGCGGCGGAGCTGCGCGACGCCCTGGCGCGCCACCACGGGGTCGGGGCGGAGCAGATCTGCGTCGCCAACGGCTCCACGGAGCTCATCTACCTGGTGCCGCGGCTGGCGGCGGGGGGACGGGCCCTCGTGGTGGCGCCGCCGTTCTCGGAGTACGCCAAGAGCCTCCACCGGAGCGGCTGGGAGGTCGACTACCTGGAGCTGGATCCGGCGGAGGGGTTCGCCCTGGCGCCGGAGCTGCTCGACGGCCGGCTCGCCGCGGGCGGCCATGGCCTCCTCTTCCTCGGCAATCCCGGCAACCCCACCGGCAGGCTCCTCCGGCGCGACGAGATCACCGCCGTCATGGAGCTCTGCCGCCGTCGCGGCACCTTCCTCGTTCTCGACGAGGCGTTCATCGACTTTTGCGAGGAGGAGTCAGCCAAAAGGGAGGCCACGGCGCGGGAGGGGATGGTCGTCCTCCGCTCCCTGACCAAGTTCTACGCCGTCCCGGGGCTGCGACTCGGCTACGCCATCGGGCACCGCTCCACCATCGCCCGGCTGGCGGCGCTGCGGGAGCCGTGGAGCGTGAATACCCTCGCCCAGGTGGCCGGGATCGCCTCCCTGGCCGACGAAGGGTACGCGGAACGGACCCGCGCCCTCGTGGCGGCGGAGCGGGAGCGGCTGGCGGCGGGGCTTGCCCGGCTCCCCGGGCTCTCTCCCTTTCCGTCGGCGGCGAACTATCTGTTGGTGGAGATCACGGCGGGGCCGGCCGCCGCCGAGCTCTGCCGGAGGCTGGCGGTGGAGCGGATCCTGGTGCGCGACTGCTCCTCCTTCCGGGGGCTCGACGGGCGGTTTTTCCGGGTGGCGGTGCGGAGCGGGGAAGAGAATGACCTGCTGTTGGAGGCCCTGGGGCGGGCGCTGGCGGGGTGA
- a CDS encoding leucine-rich repeat domain-containing protein codes for MANMDLLAALGTDDLQACFLYGASDDDLTHILRLTGIEELYLAGNAITGEGLVHLLELKRLERVYLYDTRVTDAGLVSLRHLPRLRSVTLCNAPVTEAGVNRLRLAAPSCRVVTLQSGRR; via the coding sequence GTGGCCAACATGGACCTCCTGGCCGCCCTCGGCACCGACGATCTGCAGGCCTGTTTCCTCTACGGTGCCAGCGACGACGACCTGACCCACATCCTGCGGCTCACGGGGATCGAGGAGCTCTACCTGGCGGGAAACGCCATCACCGGTGAAGGGCTCGTGCACCTCCTGGAGCTGAAACGGCTGGAGCGGGTCTACCTCTACGACACCCGGGTGACCGATGCGGGGCTCGTCTCCCTCAGGCATCTCCCCCGGCTCCGCTCCGTCACCCTCTGCAACGCCCCCGTCACCGAAGCGGGGGTGAACCGCCTCCGGCTCGCCGCCCCCTCCTGCCGGGTGGTGACCCTCCAGAGCGGCCGCCGCTAG
- a CDS encoding PPC domain-containing DNA-binding protein, whose product MLIGRLPHRGDLIEELTKVAVENGIKAGAVQVIGALERATLGFYDQWHKSYRQLPFDRNVEIVSGLGNVSLRDGAPFVHLHLSISDEEGNVFGGHGMAGCTIFAAEYFILPIPGIQPIRTFDETTGLHLWERMRYAPGSPDDIPPDLKRALFIP is encoded by the coding sequence ATGCTCATCGGCAGGCTTCCCCACCGCGGCGACCTCATCGAGGAACTGACGAAGGTTGCCGTCGAAAACGGCATCAAGGCCGGCGCCGTCCAGGTGATCGGCGCCCTGGAGCGGGCGACGCTCGGCTTCTACGATCAGTGGCACAAGAGCTACCGCCAGCTCCCCTTCGACCGGAACGTGGAGATCGTCTCGGGGCTCGGCAACGTTTCGCTGCGGGACGGCGCCCCCTTCGTCCACCTCCACCTCTCCATCTCCGACGAAGAGGGAAACGTCTTCGGCGGCCACGGAATGGCGGGGTGCACCATCTTCGCCGCCGAATACTTTATCCTCCCCATCCCGGGGATCCAGCCGATCCGCACCTTCGACGAAACCACCGGCCTCCACCTCTGGGAGCGGATGCGCTACGCGCCGGGGAGCCCCGACGACATCCCCCCCGACCTCAAGCGGGCACTCTTCATCCCGTGA
- a CDS encoding Fur family transcriptional regulator — MNHHFDALLRDLNLKITPRRRAILDLLADEGGYATPEELWRKLKLRFGRIGLPTVYRNLDELAAGGVLTTILHPDRKLYYYFCDNRSHHHHFVCLSCRRVEDLEFCGLAEIEQRVKGKVVSHIMQVNGYCRDCLAAGEGVQ, encoded by the coding sequence ATGAACCACCACTTTGATGCCCTGCTGCGCGATCTCAACCTGAAGATCACCCCGAGACGCCGGGCCATCCTCGACCTGCTGGCGGACGAGGGAGGGTACGCGACCCCCGAGGAGCTCTGGCGGAAGCTGAAGCTCCGCTTCGGCCGCATCGGCCTTCCGACGGTCTACCGCAACCTGGACGAACTGGCCGCCGGCGGCGTCCTGACCACGATCCTCCACCCGGACCGGAAGCTCTATTACTACTTCTGCGATAACCGGAGCCATCACCATCACTTTGTCTGCCTGTCGTGCCGGCGGGTGGAGGACTTGGAGTTCTGCGGCCTGGCCGAGATCGAGCAGCGGGTGAAGGGGAAGGTGGTTTCCCACATCATGCAGGTGAACGGGTATTGCCGCGATTGTCTGGCGGCGGGGGAGGGTGTGCAATGA